In one Geoglobus acetivorans genomic region, the following are encoded:
- a CDS encoding tRNA-dihydrouridine synthase — protein sequence MIFPNRLALSAMAGINDWKFVSRFNVGFGILGGFNADKKSNEAALNAVRRGRKEFVFENPVKEIERNLKMLEDFRGTVGINVRAFSDEGYVDISKLAAEYGAILEINAHCRQKEFTEIGCGQSLLYEPERLAKIVERASKFAEVSVKIRGGLDIDYLRLSGRIFESGAAMIHVDAMVPGGKADLKLIELISGLGNVVGNNSVRSVEDARKMIDAGARLVSIARGVLEDERIFDRLLEDEFLASKVEVR from the coding sequence ATGATCTTCCCTAACAGACTTGCACTTTCGGCAATGGCTGGGATAAACGACTGGAAGTTCGTCAGCAGGTTTAATGTCGGATTCGGAATACTTGGAGGTTTTAATGCGGATAAGAAGTCCAATGAGGCGGCTTTAAATGCAGTTCGGAGGGGCAGAAAGGAATTTGTCTTTGAAAATCCAGTTAAAGAAATTGAACGCAATCTGAAAATGCTGGAAGACTTCAGAGGTACTGTGGGAATAAACGTGAGAGCGTTCAGTGATGAGGGCTATGTTGATATTTCAAAACTCGCAGCAGAGTATGGCGCCATACTGGAAATAAATGCTCACTGCAGGCAGAAAGAATTTACGGAAATTGGGTGCGGACAGTCGTTGCTTTATGAGCCAGAACGCCTTGCGAAAATTGTTGAGCGAGCATCGAAATTCGCTGAAGTGTCTGTAAAGATACGGGGCGGTCTTGATATCGATTATTTAAGGCTATCAGGCAGGATTTTCGAAAGCGGAGCAGCCATGATTCATGTGGATGCGATGGTTCCGGGAGGAAAGGCAGATCTCAAACTTATTGAGCTGATCTCCGGGCTGGGAAATGTTGTTGGAAACAACTCTGTGAGAAGTGTGGAGGATGCGAGAAAAATGATTGATGCCGGAGCCAGGCTTGTCTCCATTGCAAGAGGGGTGCTTGAGGATGAAAGAATATTTGACAGGTTGCTTGAGGATGAATTCCTTGCGTCTAAGGTAGAGGTGAGATGA
- the dapF gene encoding diaminopimelate epimerase has protein sequence MKVKFTKMHGNGNDFILIDEFSGIVIEEERKSEFVKAVCNRYFGVGADGALFVQKSEVADARFRYFNADGSEAEMCGNGIRCFSRYVVEEGYAESPLNVETLAGTLELEVFQDEEGWWVSVDMGEPKFGRDGIPAEENVWGKVFEVGDRKFEVYAVNTGVPHAVIFVEDLDFDIIPYAREIRYNELFPEGINVNFAEVLDGRRIRIRTYERGVEDETLSCGTGSCAVAVVAHRLGISEKSVEIITRGGKLKIDVGDRVFMTGGASRVADGHINTGELRYDLP, from the coding sequence AAATGCATGGAAATGGCAACGATTTCATCCTTATCGATGAATTTTCCGGAATTGTAATTGAGGAAGAGAGAAAATCCGAATTTGTGAAAGCTGTCTGCAACAGGTACTTTGGCGTGGGAGCTGATGGGGCTCTGTTTGTCCAGAAATCAGAAGTGGCTGATGCACGATTCAGATACTTCAACGCTGATGGTAGCGAGGCAGAGATGTGCGGTAATGGCATCAGGTGCTTTTCAAGGTATGTTGTCGAGGAGGGTTATGCTGAAAGCCCTCTTAATGTCGAAACTCTCGCCGGAACACTTGAGCTTGAGGTCTTTCAGGATGAGGAGGGCTGGTGGGTTAGTGTTGACATGGGCGAGCCAAAGTTTGGCAGGGACGGGATTCCTGCAGAAGAGAACGTCTGGGGGAAGGTTTTTGAAGTTGGAGACAGGAAGTTTGAGGTTTATGCTGTGAACACGGGCGTTCCTCACGCAGTCATATTTGTTGAAGACCTCGATTTCGATATAATTCCTTATGCGAGAGAAATAAGGTATAACGAGCTGTTTCCGGAGGGCATAAATGTTAATTTTGCAGAGGTTCTGGATGGAAGAAGAATACGGATCAGGACATACGAAAGGGGCGTCGAGGACGAGACGCTGAGCTGTGGAACGGGAAGCTGTGCTGTTGCTGTGGTGGCACACAGGCTTGGCATTTCTGAAAAAAGTGTTGAGATCATTACCAGGGGTGGAAAGCTTAAAATTGATGTTGGGGATAGAGTTTTCATGACTGGCGGCGCTTCGAGGGTTGCTGATGGCCATATTAACACCGGTGAGCTGAGATATGATCTTCCCTAA